One Mugil cephalus isolate CIBA_MC_2020 chromosome 22, CIBA_Mcephalus_1.1, whole genome shotgun sequence genomic window carries:
- the LOC125000231 gene encoding nuclear factor 7, ovary-like — protein MATELEKDLLCTLCENIFKDPVTLSCSHSFCNECLNKRWMEKETHECPVCKRRSSKGILSPTFELKSQNEVFFKEGSSESDPVCSVHSEKLSFFCLDDQQLVCSVCKDSETHSNHRFKATEEAAEERKKQLEDSLKLLKNKRRLIHQVKGDCDQTAEHIKVQAESTVWKIREEFRKLRQFLDEEEEVRMAALKEEEEQKSLMMKEKIKALSKEIDALSITIKATEKELRAGDVSFLQNFKAAEERVQQQPLPEDPELDSGSLIDVAEHLGNLGFNIWTKMKEMVSYSPVILDPNSAHPQVVLSYNLTSLRKVEMKQDLPDNPERIDHFFSVVGSEGFDSGCHSWEVEVGDNKAFVLGVITEWNPRKGVIWPGLWRLMFCSGEYKTLSPSDTGSDVMLATNPKKIRVKLDQDGGRLTFSDSDTDEHIHTFTHTFTDKMFPYISTWGDVPIKVVPLQVSVTVEPHD, from the coding sequence ATGGCTACCGAACTAGAGAAAGATCTGCTCTGTActctgtgtgaaaacatttttaaagatcCGGTAACTCTGTCGTGcagccacagcttctgtaacGAATGTCTGAATAAACGCTGGATGGAAAAAGAAACGCATGAGTGTCCTGTCTGTAAGAGAAGATCCTCAAAGGGAATCTTATCTCCTACATTTGAGCTGAAGAGCCAGAATGAGGTCTTTTTTAAGGAGGGATCCTCAGAGTCTGATCCAGTCTGCAGtgtgcactctgagaaactcagcTTCTTCTGTCTGGACGACCAGCAGCTGGTGTGCAGCGTCTGCAAAGATTCAGAAACCCACAGCAACCACAGATTCAAAGCTACTGAAGAAGCAGCTGAGGAACGCAAGAAACAACTTGAGGATTCCTTAAAACTTCTAAAAAATAAACGGAGGCTCATTCATCAAGTGAAGGGAGACTGTGATCAAACAGCCGAGCACATTAAAGTTCAGGCAGAAAGCACCGTGTGGAAGATCAGGGAGGAGTTCAGGAAGCTTCGTCAGTTTctagatgaggaagaggaggtcaggatggctgcactgaaggaggaggaggagcagaagagtctgatgatgaaggagaagattaAGGCTCTAAGCAAAGAGATTGATGCTCTTTCCATCACAATCAAAGccacagagaaggagctgagagctgGAGACGTCTCGTTCCTGCAGAACTTCAAGGCTGCAGAGGAAAGAGTCCAGCAGCAACCTCTGCCTGAAGATCCAGAGCTGGACTCAGGTTCACTGATAGACGTGGCCgaacatctgggcaacctgggCTTCAACATCTGGACCAAGATGAAGGAGATGGTGTCTTACAGTCCTGTGATTCTGGATCCAAACTCTGCTCATCCACAAGTCGTCCTGTCTTATAATCTGACCAGTCTGAGGAAGGTAGAGATGAAGCAGGATCTTCCCGACAACCCAGAGAGAATCGATCACTTCTTCTCAGTCGTTGGTTCTGAGGGTTTTGATTCAGGCTGCCacagctgggaggtggaggttgGAGACAACAAGGCCTTCGTCCTGGGTGTGATAACCGAGTGGAATCCGAGGAAAGGAGTCATATGGCCCGGTCTGTGGAGGCTGATGTTTTGCAGTGGTGAATACAAAACCCTTTCACCATCTGACACTGGATCTGATGTGATGTTGGCAACGAACCCAAAGAAGATCAGAGTGAAGCTGGACCAGGACGGAGGACGACTGACGTTCTCTGATTCTGACACAGACGAACACATCCACACCTTCACCCACACCTTCACCGACAAAATGTTTCCATACATCAGCACCTGGGGTGACGTCCCGATAAAGGTCGTCCCACTGCAGGTCTCTGTAACAGTGGAGCCACATGATTAG
- the LOC125000232 gene encoding zinc-binding protein A33-like produces MATELDKDLFCTLCENIFKDPVTLSCSHSFCNECLKKHWTEKETHECPLCKRRSSKERLPPTFELKSQNEVFFKEGSSESDPVCSVHSEKLNFFCLDDQQLVCSVCKDSETHSNHRFKATEEADEERKKQLEDSLKLLKTKRRLIHQVKGDCDQTAEHIKVQAESTVWKIREEFRKLHQFLDEEEEARMAALKEEEEQKSLMMKEKIKSLSKEVEALSITIKATEKELRAGDVSFLQNFKAAEERVQHQPLPEDPELPSGSLIDVAKHLGNLSFNIWTKMKEMVSYSPVILDPNSAHPQVVLSDDLTSLRKVEMKQDLPDNPERIDLFFSAVGSEGFDSGCHSWEVEVGDNQAYVLGVLPEKHPRKGTLRSGLWRLMFCSGEYKTLSPLGPESDVTVATNPKKIRVKLDQDGGRLTFSDSDTDEHIHTFTHTFTDKLFPYISTWSDVPIKIVPLQVSVTVEPHD; encoded by the coding sequence ATGGCTACTGAACTAGATAAAGATCTGTTCTGTActctgtgtgaaaacatttttaaagatcCGGTAACTCTGTCGTGcagccacagcttctgtaatGAATGTCTGAAGAAACActggacagaaaaagaaacgcaTGAGTGTCCACTCTGTAAGAGACGGTCCTCAAAGGAACGACTTCCTCCTACATTTGAGCTGAAGAGCCAGAATGAGGTCTTTTTTAAGGAGGGATCCTCAGAGTCTGATCCAGTCTGCAGtgtgcactctgagaaactcaacTTCTTCTGTCTGGACGACCAGCAGCTGGTGTGCAGCGTCTGCAAAGATTCAGAAACCCACAGCAACCACAGATTCAAAGCTACTGAAGAAGCAGATGAGGAACGCAAGAAACAACTTGAGGATTCCTTAAAGCTTCTAAAAACTAAACGGAGGCTCATTCATCAAGTGAAGGGAGACTGTGATCAAACAGCAGAGCACATTAAAGTTCAGGCAGAAAGCACCGTGTGGAAGATCAGGGAGGAGTTCAGGAAGCTTCATCAGTTTctagatgaggaagaggaggccaggatggctgcactgaaggaggaggaggagcagaagagtctgatgatgaaggagaagattaAGTCTCTGAGCAAAGAGGTTGAAGCTCTTTCCATCACAATCAAAGccacagagaaggagctgagagctgGAGACGTCTCGTTTCTGCAGAACTTCAAGGCTGCAGAGGAAAGAGTCCAGCACCAACCTCTGCCTGAAGATCCAGAGCTGCCCTCAGGTTCACTGATAGAcgtggccaaacatctgggcaacctgaGCTTCAACATCTGGACCAAGATGAAGGAGATGGTTTCTTACAGTCCTGTGATTCTGGATCCAAACTCTGCTCATCCACAAGTCGTCctgtctgatgatctgaccaGTCTGAGAAAGGTAGAGATGAAGCAGGATCTTCCTGACAACCCAGAGAGAATCGATCTCTTCTTCTCAGCCGTTGGTTCTGAGGGTTTTGATTCAGGCTGCCacagctgggaggtggaggttgGAGACAACCAGGCCTACGTCCTGGGTGTGTTACCAGAGAAACATCCAAGGAAAGGAACCTTACGGTCTGGTCTGTGGAGGCTGATGTTTTGCAGTGGTGAATACAAAACCCTTTCACCATTAGGCCCCGAATCTGATGTGACGGTGGCAACAAACCCAAAGAAGATCAGAGTGAAGCTGGACCAGGACGGAGGACGACTGACGTTCTCTGATTCTGACACAGACGAACACAtccacactttcacacacaccttcaccGACAAACTGTTTCCATACATCAGCACCTGGAGTGACGTCCCGATAAAGATCGTCCCACTGCAGGTCTCTGTAACAGTGGAGCCACATGATTAG
- the LOC125000233 gene encoding nuclear factor 7, ovary-like, translating to MATELDKGLFCTLCENIFKDLVTLIECLKKHWMEKETHECPLCKRRSSKDQPYHFALKSPCEAFLKEGSSESDPVCSVHSEKLSFFCLDDQQLVCSVCKDSETHSNHRFKATEEAAEERKKQLEDSLKLFKTKRKLIHQVKGDCDQTAEHIKVQAENTVWKIREEFRKLHQFLDEEEEARMAAPKEEEEQKSLMMKEKIKSLSKEVEALSITIKATEKELRAGDVSFLQNFKAAEERVQHQLLPEDPELPSGSLIDVAKHLGNLSFNIWTKMKEIVSYSPVILDPNSAHPQVVLSDDLTSLRKVEMKQDLPDNPERIDHFFSAVGSEGFDSGCHSWEVEVGDNKAYVLGVVTELNPRKGVSRSGLWRLMFSNGEYKTLSPSDEGSDVMLATNPKKIRVKLDWDGGRLMFSDSDTDEHIHTITHTFTDKLFPYISTWSDVPIKIVPLQVSVTVETHD from the coding sequence ATGGCTACTGAACTAGATAAAGGTCTGTTCTGTActctgtgtgaaaacatttttaaagatcTGGTAACTCTGATCGAATGTCTGAagaaacactggatggaaaaaGAAACGCATGAGTGTCCACTCTGTAAGAGAAGATCCTCAAAGGACCAACCTTATCACTTCGCACTTAAAAGCCCATGCGAGGCCTTTTTAAAGGAGGGATCCTCAGAGTCTGATCCAGTCTGCAGtgtgcactctgagaaactcagcTTCTTCTGTCTGGACGACCAGCAGCTGGTGTGCAGCGTCTGCAAAGATTCAGAAACCCACAGCAACCACAGATTCAAAGCTACTGAAGAAGCAGCTGAGGAACGCAAGAAACAACTTGAGGATTCCTTAAAGCTTTTTAAAACTAAACGAAAGCTCATTCATCAAGTGAAGGGAGACTGTGATCAGACAGCAGAGCACATTAAAGTTCAGGCAGAAAACACAGTGTGGAAGATCAGGGAGGAGTTCAGGAAGCTTCATCAGTTTctagatgaggaagaggaggccaggatggctgcaccgaaggaggaggaggagcagaagagtctgatgatgaaggagaagattaAGTCTCTGAGCAAAGAGGTTGAAGCTCTTTCAATCACAATCAAAGccacagagaaggagctgagagctgGAGACGTCTCGTTTCTGCAGAACTTCAAGGCTGCAGAGGAAAGAGTCCAGCACCAACTTCTGCCTGAAGATCCAGAGCTGCCCTCAGGTTCACTGATAGAcgtggccaaacatctgggcaacctgaGCTTCAACATCTGGACCAAGATGAAGGAGATTGTGTCTTACAGTCCTGTGATTCTGGATCCAAACTCTGCTCATCCACAAGTCGTCctgtctgatgatctgaccaGTCTGAGGAAGGTAGAGATGAAGCAGGATCTTCCTGACAACCCAGAGAGAATCGATCACTTCTTCTCAGCCGTTGGTTCTGAGGGTTTTGATTCAGGCTGCCacagctgggaggtggaggttgGAGACAACAAGGCCTACGTCCTGGGTGTGGTAACTGAGTTAAATCCCAGGAAAGGAGTCTCACGGTCTGGTCTGTGGAGGCTGATGTTCAGCAATGGTGAATACAAAACCCTTTCACCATCTGATGAAGGATCTGATGTGATGTTGGCAACGAACCCAAAGAAGATCAGGGTGAAGCTGGACTGGGACGGAGGACGACTGATGTTCTCTGATTCTGACACAGACGAACACAtccacaccatcacacacaccttcaccGACAAACTGTTTCCATACATCAGCACCTGGAGTGACGTCCCAATAAAGATCGTCCCACTGCAGGTCTCTGTAacagtggagacacatgattAG
- the LOC125000230 gene encoding zinc-binding protein A33-like — MATELDKDLLCTLCENIFKDPVTLSCSHSFCNECLKKHWTEKDTHDCPVCKRRSSKDLFPLTFALKSQCEVFLKEGSSESDPICSVHSEKLSFFCLDDQQLVCSVCKDSETHSNHRFKETEEAAEERKDEFKDFLKLLKTKLRLIHQVKGDCDQTAEHIKVQAESTVWKIKEEFRKLHQFLDEEEGARMAALKEEEEQKSLMMKEKIKALSKETEALSITIKATEKELRAGDVSFLQNFKAAEERVQHQLLPEDPELDSGSLIDVAKHLGNLSFNIWTKMKEMVSYSPVILDPNSAHPQVVLSDDLTSLRKVEMKQELPDNPERIDHFISAVGSEGFDSGCHSWEVEVGDNKAYVLGVVTEWNPRKGVIWPGLWRLMFSNGEYKTLSPSDEGSDVMLATNPKKIRVTLDQDGGRLTFSDSDTDEHIHTFTDTFTDKLFPYISTWGDVPIKMVPLQVSVTVEPHD; from the coding sequence ATGGCTACTGAACTAGATAAAGATCTGCTCTGTActctgtgtgaaaacatttttaaagatcCGGTAACTCTGTCGTGcagccacagcttctgtaacGAATGTCTGAAGAAACACTGGACAGAAAAGGATACACATGACTGTCCTGTCTGTAAGAGACGGTCCTCAAAGGATTTATTTCCTCTTACTTTTGCACTTAAAAGCCAATGTGAGGTCTTTTTAAAGGAGGGATCCTCAGAGTCTGATCCAATCTGCAGtgtgcactctgagaaactcagcTTCTTCTGTCTGGACGACCAGCAGCTGGTGTGCAGCGTCTGCAAAGATTCAGAAACCCACAGCAACCACAGATTCAAAGAAACtgaagaagcagctgaagaACGCAAAGACGAATTTAAGgattttttaaagcttttaaaaactaaactgaggCTCATTCATCAAGTGAAGGGAGACTGTGATCAAACAGCAGAGCACATTAAAGTTCAGGCAGAAAGCACCGTGTGGAAGATCAAGGAGGAGTTCAGGAAGCTTCATCAGTTTCTAGATGAGGAAGAGGgggccaggatggctgcactgaaggaggaggaggagcagaagagtctgatgatgaaggagaagattaAGGCTCTGAGCAAAGAGACTGAAGCTCTTTCAATCACAATCAAAGccacagagaaggagctgagagctgGAGACGTCTCGTTCCTGCAGAACTTCAAGGCTGCAGAGGAAAGAGTCCAGCACCAACTTCTGCCTGAAGATCCAGAGCTGGACTCAGGTTCACTGATAGAcgtggccaaacatctgggcaacctgaGCTTCAACATCTGGACCAAGATGAAGGAGATGGTGTCTTACAGTCCTGTGATTCTGGATCCAAACTCTGCTCATCCACAAGTCGTCctgtctgatgatctgaccaGTCTGAGGAAGGTAGAGATGAAGCAGGAGCTTCCTGACAACCCAGAGAGAATTGACCACTTCATCTCCGCCGTTGGTTCTGAGGGTTTTGATTCAGGCTGCCacagctgggaggtggaggttgGAGACAACAAGGCCTACGTCCTGGGTGTGGTAACCGAGTGGAATCCGAGGAAAGGAGTCATATGGCCCGGTCTGTGGAGGCTGATGTTCAGCAATGGTGAATACAAAACCCTTTCACCGTCTGATGAAGGATCTGATGTGATGTTGGCAACGAACCCAAAGAAGATCAGGGTGACGCTGGACCAGGACGGAGGACGACTGACGTTCTCTGATTCTGACACAGACGAACACATCCACACCTTCACTGACACCTTCACCGACAAACTGTTTCCATACATCAGCACCTGGGGTGACGTCCCGATAAAGATGGTCCCACTGCAGGTCTCTGTAACAGTGGAGCCACATGATTAG
- the echdc3 gene encoding enoyl-CoA hydratase domain-containing protein 3, mitochondrial, whose translation MARTFLCRGVTGVFQLSRSRTLLSGSRFYSQTEAEPLTVTQQNNGIRRIILNNPKKRNALSLSMLESLRENILTDVDSEELRVIIISAKGPVFSSGHDLKELTSSQGRDYHTKVFHTCSEVMTLIQDIPVPVIAMVNGVATAAGCQLVASCDVAVVTEKSTFATPGVNVGLFCSTPAVAIGRAVPRKVAMEMLFTGTPISAHDALLHGLVSKVVPEERLEEETLAIAKRVCQASRPVVALGKATFQRQMAQGRDAAYATASKVMVDNLALRDGQEGIRAFIEKRKPVWSHKAEKAHD comes from the exons ATGGCTCGTACTTTCCTCTGCAGAGGTGTTACAGGTGTATTTCAGCTCAGCAGGAGCAGGACTTTACTGTCTGGGAGTCGTTTTTACTCTCAGACCGAAGCGGAGCCGCTGACAgtgacacaacaaaacaacggAATAAG gaGGATAATACTGAACAATCCCAAGAAGAGGAATGCTCTGTCTTTGTCCATGCTGGAGTCCCTCAGGGAGAACATCCTAACTGATGTTGACAGCGAGGAGCTCAGAGTTATTATAATATCAg cCAAGGGTCCAGTGTTTTCCTCCGGACACGACCTGAAGGAGCTGACGTCATCTCAGGGCCGAGACTATCACACAAAGGTGTTTCACACCTGTTCTGAG GTGATGACCCTGATACAGGACATACCCGTTCCTGTCATCGCCATGGTGAACGGCGTCGCCACGGCCGCCGGCTGCCAGCTAGTCGCCAGTTGTGACGTTGCCGTGGTGACGGAGAAGTCCACCTTTGCCACGCCGGGCGTCAACGTGGGCCTGTTCTGCTCCACGCCGGCGGTGGCCATCGGCAGAGCGGTGCCAAGGAAG gttgccatggagatgttGTTTACAGGAACTCCCATCTCTGCCCATGATGCTCTGCTGCATGGTCTGGTCAGTAAGGTGGTACCAGAGGAGCGACTGGAAGAGGAGACATTAGCCATCGCTAAGAGGGTGTGTCAGGCTAGCCGACCGGTTGTAGCCCTGGGAAAGGCCACTTTCCAAAG GCAAATGGCTCAAGGCCGAGATGCAGCGTACGCCACCGCCTCCAAGGTGATGGTCGACAACCTGGCTCTGAGAGACGGACAGGAAGGGATCCGGGCTTTCATAGAGAAACGAAAGCCAGTGTGGAGCcacaaagcagaaaaagctCATGACTGA